A single region of the Plantactinospora soyae genome encodes:
- a CDS encoding multicopper oxidase domain-containing protein — translation MFKRFAAHRAARAEQARSQNAAGRATKSTVPAARLGTDPRSVTALDPSAPPDYFGFVPNFAYSPLPVRDPDGQVVAGTGIRKFVTALPRAGRTPNELGNLIPVAVPDTMTYPGCDYYEIGVQEFSQRLHQDLPPTRLRGYRQLNNGTDAGGHNTVAPPSRAYHLGPLILAQRDRPVRVKYVNQLPVGAEGALFLPVDPTIPGAGTGPPTPVPGTGPPTSVPGSGAPGEAEPYPQNRSAVHLHGGRTPWISDGGPTQWFTPAGETTAHRHGASYATVPDMPEPGAGAVTAFYPNQQSGRLLWYHDQTEGIARLTVYSGQVGLYRLDDPAQRQLLDEAVVPAEELLLVIQDRTFVPDHAQLAGQDPTWDVANWGGKGSLWFPHVYMPSQNPYNESGTNPMGRWDYGPWFWPPFTGITHGPAPNPYHDPESRPWEPPVQPGTPTPSAVPDAFGDTPLVNGAAYPYLRLRPAAYRFRILNGCNDRSLNLQLYHAASDGPMWHPDGTLADGDAGEVPMVAARPNPDFPPSWPTDGRCGGVPDPAAAGPDWIQIGNEAGLLPAVAVLPSQPINYQYNRRDVTVLNVTEHALLLGPGERADVIVDFSSVPPGTNLILYNDCPAPMPGFDPRNDHYTGDPDQTSTGGAPSTLPGYGPNTRTLMQIQVVGTPAPPFDTDRLRERLPLAYGRSQPPPIVPQKAYDPAFGTSTPRNTYVPIDDTSITFTPYGGSAPVTLELHPKAIVAEFDPEYGRMNFLLGTELPKTSTLIQTTIPLTRIDPPTEVLHPSDPTAPVGSPGDGTQLWKITHNGMDTHAVHFHHVNVQLVNRVGRDGAIKPPEPNEVGWKDTVRMNPYEATIVAIRPTLPEPLPFKVPDSVRLHDPSQPFGSAQGYTQVNPKTGEPAMVTNRLYDFGWEYVWHCQLLGHADHQMTRPMVLRFSPSAPTGLAARPAPGSATVLPAIVVAWTNNSRPSLGPPTPPGATNSLIQRAADAGFSRGLTLFEVPATENRYVDSTVTPGVTYYYRVRAENGVAHSGYSNTASALVQLLPPTGLVATVASGTPLRVNRGWVNRSFATSVDLQRATNPTFTSGLVTTTIGVTGSCPDSPVAADTTYYYRVRTGYLGASSPWSNVSTVVTPAVPATPIDLRLADASGTTAGSGTAAVGVSWSVAVTSMVTSFILYRATSPGFTTGLTTFTLAGGTRSFRDTGLTGDTDYHYRIQASNAAGSSVVSRSVSIHTPPL, via the coding sequence ATGTTCAAGAGGTTCGCGGCACACCGGGCGGCCCGCGCGGAGCAGGCCAGGAGCCAGAACGCCGCCGGCCGGGCGACGAAGAGCACAGTGCCGGCGGCGCGGCTCGGCACCGATCCCCGCTCGGTCACGGCCCTCGACCCCTCCGCCCCACCGGACTACTTCGGCTTCGTACCGAACTTCGCGTACAGCCCACTGCCGGTGCGGGACCCGGATGGGCAGGTGGTGGCCGGCACCGGGATCCGGAAGTTCGTCACCGCCCTGCCCCGGGCCGGGCGTACCCCGAACGAGCTGGGCAACCTGATCCCGGTGGCCGTACCGGACACGATGACGTACCCCGGCTGCGACTACTACGAGATCGGCGTGCAGGAATTTTCGCAACGCCTGCACCAGGACCTGCCGCCGACCCGGCTACGCGGGTACCGGCAGCTCAACAACGGTACCGACGCGGGTGGGCACAACACGGTGGCGCCGCCGAGCCGGGCGTACCACCTCGGGCCGTTGATCCTGGCGCAGCGGGACCGCCCGGTCCGGGTCAAGTACGTCAACCAGCTGCCGGTCGGGGCCGAGGGCGCCCTCTTCCTGCCGGTCGACCCGACCATTCCGGGCGCCGGCACCGGCCCGCCGACGCCCGTCCCCGGCACCGGCCCGCCGACGTCCGTCCCCGGCAGTGGGGCGCCGGGCGAGGCGGAGCCCTATCCGCAGAACCGGTCCGCGGTCCACCTGCACGGCGGTCGTACCCCGTGGATCAGTGACGGCGGGCCGACGCAGTGGTTCACGCCGGCCGGCGAGACGACCGCCCACCGGCACGGCGCCAGCTACGCCACCGTGCCCGACATGCCCGAGCCCGGAGCCGGCGCGGTGACCGCCTTCTATCCGAACCAGCAGAGCGGCCGGCTGCTGTGGTACCACGACCAGACCGAGGGCATCGCCCGGCTGACCGTCTACTCCGGGCAGGTCGGCCTCTACCGGCTCGACGACCCGGCGCAGCGGCAACTCCTCGACGAGGCGGTGGTCCCGGCCGAGGAACTTCTCCTGGTCATCCAGGACCGGACCTTCGTACCGGACCACGCCCAACTCGCCGGCCAGGACCCGACCTGGGACGTCGCCAACTGGGGCGGCAAGGGCAGCCTCTGGTTCCCGCACGTCTACATGCCCAGCCAGAACCCGTACAACGAGTCCGGCACGAACCCGATGGGCCGATGGGACTACGGGCCGTGGTTCTGGCCGCCGTTCACCGGCATCACCCACGGACCGGCGCCGAACCCGTACCACGATCCGGAGTCGCGGCCGTGGGAGCCGCCGGTCCAGCCCGGCACCCCCACCCCGTCGGCGGTACCCGACGCGTTCGGCGACACCCCGCTGGTCAATGGCGCCGCGTACCCGTACCTGCGGCTGCGTCCCGCCGCGTACCGGTTCCGGATCCTCAACGGCTGCAACGACCGCAGCCTGAACCTCCAGCTCTACCACGCGGCGTCCGACGGCCCGATGTGGCATCCGGACGGCACGCTGGCCGACGGCGACGCCGGTGAGGTGCCGATGGTGGCGGCCCGGCCGAACCCCGACTTCCCGCCGAGTTGGCCGACCGACGGCCGGTGCGGCGGGGTGCCCGACCCAGCCGCGGCCGGACCGGACTGGATCCAGATCGGCAACGAGGCCGGACTGCTGCCGGCGGTGGCGGTGCTACCCAGCCAGCCGATCAACTACCAGTACAACCGGCGCGACGTCACGGTGCTCAACGTCACCGAGCACGCCCTGCTGCTCGGTCCCGGGGAACGGGCCGACGTGATCGTCGACTTCTCCTCCGTACCGCCGGGAACGAACCTGATCCTCTACAACGACTGTCCCGCGCCGATGCCGGGCTTCGACCCGCGCAACGACCACTACACCGGCGACCCGGACCAGACCTCGACCGGCGGGGCACCGAGCACGCTGCCCGGTTACGGCCCGAACACCCGGACTCTGATGCAGATCCAGGTGGTCGGCACGCCGGCACCGCCGTTCGACACCGACCGACTGCGGGAACGGCTCCCCCTGGCGTACGGGCGGAGCCAGCCGCCGCCGATCGTGCCGCAGAAGGCGTACGACCCCGCGTTCGGCACCAGCACGCCGAGGAACACGTACGTACCGATCGACGACACCTCGATCACCTTCACCCCGTACGGCGGCAGCGCCCCGGTGACCCTGGAGCTGCACCCGAAGGCGATCGTCGCGGAGTTCGACCCCGAGTACGGGCGGATGAACTTCCTGCTCGGTACGGAGCTGCCCAAGACCAGCACACTGATCCAGACGACGATCCCGCTGACCCGGATCGACCCGCCGACCGAGGTGCTGCACCCGTCGGACCCCACCGCCCCGGTCGGGTCCCCCGGCGACGGCACCCAGCTCTGGAAGATCACCCACAACGGGATGGACACCCACGCCGTCCACTTCCACCACGTCAATGTCCAGCTCGTCAACCGGGTCGGCCGGGACGGGGCGATCAAGCCGCCGGAGCCGAACGAGGTGGGTTGGAAGGACACCGTCCGGATGAACCCGTACGAGGCCACGATCGTGGCGATCCGGCCGACCCTGCCCGAGCCGCTGCCGTTCAAGGTCCCGGACAGCGTGCGGCTGCACGATCCCAGCCAACCGTTCGGGTCCGCCCAGGGATACACCCAGGTCAACCCGAAGACCGGCGAACCGGCGATGGTGACCAACCGGCTCTACGACTTCGGTTGGGAGTACGTCTGGCACTGCCAGCTGCTCGGACACGCCGACCACCAGATGACCCGCCCGATGGTGCTGCGGTTCTCCCCGTCCGCCCCGACCGGGCTCGCGGCGCGGCCGGCGCCCGGCTCGGCCACCGTACTGCCGGCGATCGTGGTCGCCTGGACGAACAACTCCCGGCCCAGCCTCGGCCCGCCCACTCCTCCGGGCGCCACCAACAGCCTGATCCAGCGGGCCGCCGACGCCGGGTTCAGCCGGGGACTGACCCTCTTCGAGGTGCCCGCCACCGAGAACCGGTACGTCGACTCGACGGTCACCCCCGGGGTGACCTACTACTACCGGGTCCGGGCGGAGAACGGTGTCGCCCACTCCGGGTACTCCAACACCGCCAGCGCGCTGGTGCAGTTGCTGCCGCCCACCGGGCTGGTCGCGACCGTGGCCAGCGGAACGCCGCTGCGGGTCAACCGGGGCTGGGTGAACCGGTCCTTCGCCACCAGCGTGGACCTGCAACGCGCCACCAACCCGACCTTCACCAGTGGGCTGGTCACCACCACCATCGGGGTCACCGGCAGCTGTCCGGACAGTCCCGTGGCGGCCGACACCACCTACTACTACCGGGTCAGGACCGGCTATCTCGGCGCCTCGTCACCGTGGTCCAACGTCTCCACGGTGGTCACTCCGGCCGTACCGGCGACGCCGATCGACCTGCGGCTGGCCGACGCCAGCGGCACCACGGCCGGGTCCGGCACCGCCGCGGTGGGCGTCAGCTGGTCCGTCGCGGTCACCAGCATGGTCACCAGCTTCATCCTGTACCGGGCCACCAGTCCCGGCTTCACCACCGGGCTGACGACGTTCACCCTTGCCGGTGGGACCCGGTCGTTCCGCGACACCGGACTGACCGGCGACACCGACTACCACTACCGGATCCAGGCCAGCAACGCGGCCGGCTCGTCGGTGGTCAGCCGCTCCGTCTCGATCCACACGCCGCCACTCTGA
- a CDS encoding PspA/IM30 family protein has protein sequence MANPFVKGWHYMMALFGAKIDEHADPKVQIQQAIEDAQRQHQALVQQAAAVIGNQRQLEMRLSRQMSEVERLQGMARQALVLADRARAAGDETEATKYEQSAQTVATQLVAAEQSTEDLKTLHDQAIGAAAQARRAVENNSMILQQKLAERAKLLSQLEQAKMQESVARSLESMSALAAPGNTPSLDEVRDRIERRYANAMGRAELAGNSVEGRMLEIQKSTLDLAGSSRLEQIRSSMAGEKLAGAGGPAVESAAPTGDSAGVARLDEIRASLARDKQAGGNSNAAG, from the coding sequence ATGGCGAACCCGTTCGTCAAGGGCTGGCATTACATGATGGCCTTGTTCGGCGCCAAGATCGATGAGCACGCCGATCCCAAGGTGCAGATCCAGCAGGCCATCGAGGATGCGCAGCGTCAGCACCAGGCGTTGGTGCAGCAGGCCGCGGCTGTGATCGGCAACCAGCGCCAGCTCGAGATGCGGCTGTCCCGGCAGATGTCCGAGGTCGAGCGCCTGCAGGGGATGGCCCGGCAGGCCCTGGTGCTCGCCGATCGGGCCCGGGCTGCCGGTGACGAGACCGAGGCGACCAAGTACGAGCAGAGCGCGCAGACCGTCGCCACCCAGCTGGTCGCCGCCGAGCAGTCGACCGAGGACCTCAAGACCCTGCACGACCAGGCCATCGGCGCTGCCGCACAGGCCCGGCGGGCGGTCGAGAACAACTCGATGATCCTCCAGCAGAAGCTGGCCGAGCGGGCCAAGCTGCTCAGCCAGCTGGAGCAGGCCAAGATGCAGGAGAGCGTGGCCCGGTCGCTGGAGTCGATGTCCGCGCTCGCCGCGCCGGGCAACACGCCCTCGCTCGACGAGGTGCGGGACCGGATCGAGCGGCGCTACGCCAACGCGATGGGCCGGGCCGAACTGGCCGGCAACTCCGTCGAGGGGCGGATGCTGGAGATCCAGAAGTCGACCCTCGACCTGGCCGGCTCGTCCCGGCTGGAGCAGATCCGGTCCAGCATGGCGGGCGAGAAGCTGGCCGGCGCGGGCGGTCCCGCCGTCGAGTCGGCGGCACCGACCGGGGACTCCGCCGGGGTGGCCCGGCTCGACGAGATCCGTGCCAGCCTGGCCAGGGACAAGCAGGCCGGCGGGAACAGCAACGCTGCCGGCTGA
- the pspM gene encoding phage shock envelope stress response protein PspM, with the protein MADQRARHLRRLRGLRRSVRRWSVLAGGLGGASAILTPYQGLGLPDAAWTAAAGGSIMLAIWRWSDLRGLAAEPVPPPPEPVTADQARARLVAVVERMPAGRQALAEVRRQRARIAMRGSSAAEPWTRLDRAAATMAGLTGRLTGPAGTAALEAAVAERSLRDLADRVASVDRARRLAPEDARVELDTAHRTLLAELDGGVSAYERMVAAAAGYVAEDGWDGDGNGAVSRLTEATDLLRGVAAGLAELRATRGMPRTGA; encoded by the coding sequence GTGGCCGACCAGAGAGCCCGTCATCTGCGCCGGCTGCGTGGCCTGCGTCGGTCGGTTCGTCGCTGGAGTGTGCTGGCCGGCGGCCTGGGTGGGGCGAGCGCCATCCTCACCCCGTACCAGGGACTGGGTCTGCCGGACGCGGCCTGGACGGCGGCGGCCGGCGGATCGATCATGCTGGCGATCTGGCGCTGGTCGGACCTGCGGGGCCTGGCGGCGGAGCCGGTGCCCCCGCCGCCCGAGCCGGTCACGGCCGACCAGGCCCGCGCCCGGCTGGTCGCCGTCGTCGAGCGGATGCCCGCCGGCCGCCAGGCGCTGGCCGAGGTACGCCGACAGCGCGCCAGGATCGCGATGCGCGGCTCGTCGGCGGCGGAACCCTGGACCCGGCTGGACCGGGCGGCGGCGACGATGGCCGGGCTCACCGGACGGCTGACCGGCCCGGCCGGTACGGCTGCTCTGGAGGCGGCGGTGGCGGAGCGCTCGTTGCGTGACCTCGCCGACCGGGTGGCCAGCGTGGACCGGGCGCGGCGGCTCGCCCCCGAGGACGCCCGGGTCGAACTGGACACCGCCCACCGCACCCTGCTGGCCGAACTCGACGGGGGCGTCTCCGCGTACGAGCGCATGGTCGCGGCGGCGGCCGGCTACGTCGCCGAGGACGGCTGGGACGGCGACGGCAACGGTGCCGTCTCCCGGCTCACCGAGGCGACCGACCTGCTGCGCGGCGTCGCGGCCGGGCTCGCGGAACTGCGGGCGACCCGTGGAATGCCCCGGACCGGCGCCTGA